A single region of the Triticum dicoccoides isolate Atlit2015 ecotype Zavitan chromosome 2B, WEW_v2.0, whole genome shotgun sequence genome encodes:
- the LOC119366406 gene encoding noroxomaritidine synthase 2-like translates to MSISFSQELLISTLAIILLPLMLYLRSSRSKNPSVLPINWPIVGVFPYLIANFHNLHDYLAVVLAGSGHNFRAHGPPGTGLRFFITFEPANVRHIFTTNHANFPKGAEFAAIFDIAGGSFFTTEGEPWRRQRARAQRVLSNPRLLACMTACCRDKVENGLLPVLMHMASTGTTFDLQDLTTRLVFDMTATPLFGVDPGLLSSDMPPMDAAVAMDTVMEVALFRHIVPTSGWKVMRRLNIGPERKLAAAHTVLRGFIEEMMERRKRKEHAGNEGAPSVDILSSYIDDPDYQQNDGLLHATLINYMIAGRDTIGTALTWVFYNLAQNPHVVSFIRHELSPIASRKAATGANNSSTMVSFEPEETKSLVYMRAAIHESLRLHPPVPIERKTVVAHDVMPSGHVVHAGDTLLISLHSMGRMEGVWGKDCREYNPDRWLSEDGKKLRYVPSHKFLSFSSGPRLCLGKDVSFMQMNTIVAAMVWNFDVEVVEGQRVQPKMSCVLQMKNGLMVKLKKREM, encoded by the coding sequence ATGTCGATCTCGTTCTCGCAAGAGCTGCTCATCTCCACACTCGCCATCATTCTTCTTCCCCTGATGTTGTACCTCAGGTCTAGCAGATCAAAGAACCCATCAGTGCTCCCCATAAACTGGCCAATAGTGGGGGTGTTCCCTTACCTTATCGCCAACTTCCACAACCTGCACGACTACCTCGCCGTCGTCCTCGCCGGATCAGGCCACAACTTCAGGGCGCACGGCCCGCCTGGGACCGGGTTGCGGTTCTTCATCACATTCGAACCGGCCAACGTCCGGCACATCTTCACGACGAACCATGCAAACTTCCCCAAGGGCGCGGAGTTCGCCGCCATCTTTGACATCGCAGGTGGCAGCTTCTTCACCACCGAAGGCGAGCCCTGGCGTCGGCAGCGCGCAAGAGCCCAGAGAGTCTTGAGCAACCCACGGTTGCTTGCCTGTATGACCGCTTGCTGCCGCGACAAGGTGGAGAACGGCCTCCTCCCGGTGCTCATGCACATGGCGAGCACCGGGACCACGTTCGACCTGCAAGATTTGACAACAAGGCTCGTGTTCGACATGACCGCCACGCCTCTCTTTGGCGTGGACCCAGGCCTCCTGTCCTCGGACATGCCGCCCATGGACGCCGCGGTCGCCATGGACACGGTCATGGAGGTGGCCTTGTTCCGGCACATCGTGCCGACCTCTGGTTGGAAGGTGATGAGGCGGCTAAACATCGGCCCGGAAAGGAAGCTCGCCGCAGCACACACGGTTCTACGAGGGTTCATtgaggagatgatggagaggaggaagaggaaggaacATGCTGGTAATGAGGGAGCTCCTTCCGTGGACATCCTGTCTTCCTACATCGACGATCCAGACTACCAGCAGAACGATGGCTTGCTCCATGCGACGCTCATCAACTACATGATCGCCGGGAGGGACACGATCGGCACAGCTTTGACATGGGTCTTCTACAACCTCGCCCAGAACCCTCATGTCGTGTCGTTCATCCGCCACGAACTATCACCCATCGCATCACGGAAAGCAGCCACAGGCGCCAACAATAGCAGCACGATGGTGAGCTTTGAACCGGAGGAGACAAAATCTCTCGTCTACATGAGAGCCGCCATACACGAGTCTCTCAGGTTGCACCCCCCGGTCCCCATCGAGCGTAAGACGGTGGTCGCCCACGACGTGATGCCGAGTGGCCATGTGGTACACGCCGGTGACACCTTATTAATTTCTCTCCACTCCATGGGGAGAATGGAAGGCGTGTGGGGGAAAGACTGCCGGGAGTATAACCCGGATAGATGGCTCTCAGAGGATGGCAAGAAGCTGCGGTACGTGCCGTCTCACAAATTTTTGTCATTCAGCTCGGGCCCGAGGCTGTGCCTTGGCAAGGACGTCTCATTCATGCAGATGAATACTATTGTTGCGGCAATGGTGTGGAACTTTGATGTGGAAGTGGTTGAAGGGCAGAGAGTCCAGCCGAAGATGTCTTGTGTGCTGCAGATGAAAAATGGACTCATGGTGAAGTTGAAGAAGCGAGAAATGTAA